A segment of the Vespula pensylvanica isolate Volc-1 chromosome 9, ASM1446617v1, whole genome shotgun sequence genome:
gagaataaaTCGTAAACGTGATGACTAAAGTTTCATTCTTCGTTTTAGTTTTAATGACGATGATATGTATGACAATGAACTGATGATTACGAAATCTAACTTCCCTCTTAATTATAGACTCCTGAACGAGATATTAcgtatcgatatatcgtatgtaaagaaaaaaaaaaaaagaaaaaaagagagagagagaaaaaggaaacagaaaaaaataaaaaaagacgtgatcgtttatttcttcgaaGCATATCCAAAAACGACGAACgcacgagaagaaagaaaataaagagaaaaagaaagaaaaatgaaagaaaagaaaagcatcgggaaagaaagaatagataaacTTTAGATAAAAAGATCGTTCAAGGAAAGATTAAATCAACCTTGTCGACCATGCGGAATGGCATTAGGCAAGCCAGCTTGGATTTGTAATAATTGTCGAAGTTCCGAGGGCAATTGTTTCGAGTATTGTGGTTGTGCCTGTGCCTGTGGTTGATAACCAGCCCGAGGAGCAGGACTTTGATATTGTGGTGTATATTGACGACCCTGAGCTTGAGCAGCACCTGCCGGTGGTCTGTACTGAGCTGGAGCTACTGGGATTTGTTTGTAAGTTGGTTGCTGAGGTGCTGAACCTAGTCGAACCTCTGGCCTATAGGAAGCAACTTGAGCCTGACTCTGATAAACTGGTTCTGGTCTTGGTCCGTTTGACAATCGTGGTGCTGGTTGAGCGGGTATATGTACCAATGGGTCACGGGTTTGTTGAGAAGCCAATAATTGTTTGATCTGTGCTGGTGCTTGAGAATAAGGCCTGTAACTGATCTGTTGTTGCTGTGCATGAGTCTGTCTCTTCGCTCGGATATTatctatgaatatataaaacattttaaatgaGGATTatattgttgtcgttgttgttatcattattattattattttgttgttgctTTTGTTGTTATATCaattctcgtttttttttttttttttgcttgaTATTTACTGACAAGTTCCTCGTGTTTCTTACCAACTAGGTACAATTCTTCTCCTAACAGATCACCGAGTACATCGCCAGTGACGTAAATAGGAGATATTACGAGCAAAATtgtctgaaaaagaaaacggaataAACAAGTAGAAAGTGCTCGGATAGAAATTATCGCAAAATAAACTATTGCAATATTGCGAATCTTTCTCGAGagtaagagtaaaagaaagaaaagaagaaataaaagagaggcaagacatagaaagaagaaaaaaacgaacacCATAACACttggatataataataataataataataataataatataaaatccaATCGTTCGACTAGATCTCGATTATaatccataaaaaaagaaaagtaattaacTATCTCAGAAAAGCAAATCGTTAGGCGATCGTACGTAAGTCTctaaatatctatatgtacataccgGATATTGTTTGATCAAGGAAATGAATGAAACTGAACGATTCAACGCGAAGGGTTAATTGAGCgagcaaagaaaatataaacgatcgaATCTAGATGATAAGTACTTTCACCACAGACTCTTTTACGTTCGAAACGAAAGTAAATGGGTATGTAAGTATAATTTGGTCGAACgaattagaaagagatatatatatacatacgtacatacacacacacacacacacacacacacacatacatacatatatatataaagacagcaaagagaaagagagagagaaagagaaaatattcgatgcttcctttctttatatcgaaaaattcatcATCAGCAATGAAAACAAAACTTACAAGGAAGTTCATGATGAACGTCGAACGTTCTTCAACGGTGTTCTACGATTTCTTCGAGGGAAACGTCTGTCCTGAGTCTGAAACTGTCGACTCCTTGGCGACTCACTTCTATATGGGCGAGAACCGTTTGCAGGGTAACCGATCGGCCACCACCAGCTTTCACGGTTCGTCGATTCAGAAGgtggattttttttattttcgaggtTCGAGCGGTATGTTAGTAGGTATGTAAGTGCATAGGTCCCCCATCCCCTACCCCTTCTCTAATACAGACAAACGCACACACCCAACTGAAATCACGTAACTCTATGTTGGATCAAGTCAGGAAGTAAGCAATCGGGCGCCGGGTAGTTGCAAACAGAAAATTCTATGATGTTAGATAGTTTagcacgctctctctctctctctctctctctctccctctctcttgcactctttttgtatatatatatatatatgtatttatttatctctctttctatttctatatt
Coding sequences within it:
- the LOC122631648 gene encoding DNA translocase FtsK-like, whose product is MNFLTILLVISPIYVTGDVLGDLLGEELYLVDNIRAKRQTHAQQQQISYRPYSQAPAQIKQLLASQQTRDPLVHIPAQPAPRLSNGPRPEPVYQSQAQVASYRPEVRLGSAPQQPTYKQIPVAPAQYRPPAGAAQAQGRQYTPQYQSPAPRAGYQPQAQAQPQYSKQLPSELRQLLQIQAGLPNAIPHGRQG